The nucleotide sequence TCTCCAGTGGCAGTGCTAGTGAGTTGTCGTCTTTGCCTGTTGCTGTGTCGAAGGCGTAGAACACCTCCTCCCGATATTCGTCCACAAATCGAGTGGCATATAGCACACCGCACACCATGAAAGCATTGCTCACTGCCTTCTTGAACAGCCTCGTCTCCCACTTCTGGGAGACATTTAGTGTCTCGGCCTCACTGTCCCAAACTAGCCGACTCACCACTAGATTACCATGGTTACCGACAGTGGCATAGATTGCCCATAGTCCCGTCTCGTCTGCCTCCACATCT is from Micropterus dolomieu isolate WLL.071019.BEF.003 ecotype Adirondacks unplaced genomic scaffold, ASM2129224v1 contig_11756, whole genome shotgun sequence and encodes:
- the LOC123965900 gene encoding olfactomedin-4-like, whose amino-acid sequence is GPSAVLYGEALYYHCYRSADVCRYDLKSNAVKRVTLPGTGVGFNNKFPYCYYDCRANSDVDVEADETGLWAIYATVGNHGNLVVSRLVWDSEAETLNVSQKWETRLFKKAVSNAFMVCGVLYATRFVDEYREEVFYAFDTATGKDDNSLALPLEKVAKGVASLSYNPINRQIYMYNDGYLLAYQANF